A region of the Chaetodon trifascialis isolate fChaTrf1 chromosome 7, fChaTrf1.hap1, whole genome shotgun sequence genome:
CTGAACTATAAAGTGTGGTCACTTTAAGGGCATGTATTGAGCTCAGTCTACTCGGAGCCTTGGAGGGTAAAGGTCAAAGAAGAGCtggaccatccatccatccatccattatctataccgcctatccctttcggggttgcggggggctggagcctatcccagctacaatgggcgagaggcggggtacaccctgaaccggtcgccagccgattgcagggccacatgcaaggacaaacaaacattcacactcacactcacacctacggacaattttagagtcatcaattaacctaatgagcatgtttttggtctgtgggaggaagccggagtacccggagagaacccacgcatgcacaggaagaacatgcaaacttcacacagaaaggccccgcctgacccggggatcgaaccggcaaccttcttgctgtgaggcacgcgcactacctgctgcaccaccgtgcagcccagagCTGGACCAGGTCAAGTAAAACCATATGTGGGAATGTGTTTGTAGAGGCTCCTTGGATGGAGACCTCCAGACAGACCTGTCACATCCATCAACGGGGATAAATATGGGCATTTGAGTGTCCTAAAGACAGCAAGGTATAGGGGCAATAACATCTGTGAGTTGTTGAAGTCTTTTTTAGAGGTGGTCTGTCTAAGTGGGGATcaaggagagaaggacagagatcCTACCGATTCGACCCAGGCTCTCCATCAGGCTACCGGCATCTGATCTGATATTAAGCTTGCTAATAAAGTTCTCTTCAATATAAACTTGTATCAGCAGAGTTCTTTCTACACCATCATCACACCGTTGCTTGTTTCGACGAAGACCTGAAATGAAAACTTCACGgcctcacacctcaaagacatcaccgaccctctcctggaccccctgcagtttgcctacagagccaacgGGTCTGTAGACGAGTCAACTAGGCcctccgcaggaacctacgccaggatcctgtttgtggatttcagctctgcctttaacaccatcatcccaactctgcttcaggagaatCTTTCCTAGCTGAGCGTGcttgactccacctgcaggtggattaaggacttcctgtctgacaggaaacagtgtgtgaagctgggcAAACACATCTCCGATGCAAACACCATCAGCACCGCATCCCCTCAGGACTGCGTTCTTTCTCCCCTGCTCTCTTCCCagtacacgaacagctgcacctccagtcaccagtctgtcaagctcctgaagtttgcggacgacaccaccctcatcggactcatctctgatggtgacaagtccacctacaggtgggaggttgaccatctggtgacctggtgcagccagaacaacctagagctcaacgctctaaagacagtggagatggttgtggactacaggaacAACTCATCCTCActtgcccccatcaccctctgtgactccactattgacactctggagtctttccgcttcctggaaactatcatctcccaggacctcaagtgggagccgaacattAGCTCCCTCATaatgaaagcacagcagaggatgtacttcctacggcacctgaagaaattcaatctgacaaagacaatgatggtgcacttctacacatcACTTCTActccatcattgagtccatactcacctcctccatcaccatctggtacgctgctgccaccaccaaggacaagggcaggctgcagcgtgtcattaggTCTGCAGAGTAGGTGATCGGTGTTAGGCTGGAGAGCCAATAATAAactggacccagtaatgcagacccggagacaggacttaaAAGAACCAagaataaatttattaacaaaacgataACACAAAACACGCTCACCGAGCGGAtagggaaacaaacaaaaggcgcactcaaaaggagtggaaaaacgAGAAacaaagacgcactcaaactgagcggagaaaaacacaaggagctccgacgaagcgggtatgaggcacgcgtggaagaGACGTAGTACTCACAACCAGATGAccaaacacactcatgggaggacgagagagaataatccggcgactggGAGAAGACTGCAACTTCTTTAAGTACTGCGAACAATCAGGaaatgtgctccaggtgagcacctggaggtGGAGCCAActgcaggtacagggatgcccagccgcgggaacaggggtgacagacagacacacacatagggaaagggagaggagacacaaaaggagagacaggaaggtaggaTCCTAACAATCGGCAATCGGCAATCCCCCATCTCTCCAGGAcatgtacacctccaggaccctgaggcatgcaggaaagattgtggccgATCCCACCCACACACAATCTCTTTGatacactcccctctggcaggagactgcagtccatcaggaccaaaacctcacgccataagaacagttttttcccatctgccGTTAGCCTTATTAACAAAGCCAGGAACCCCCCTGACACTCTTCAtactccatctctgcctctacttgtctcattgacattgccataaccctatgcgttacattaacgctctgcttggacaTGTATATagatttatattgttatattttttatttattgtatattttttactattgttatattttttacttattgttatatatttttttactttttcaatagcttctttttaatagatgtgtcatgcaccaacctcaccaaagcaaattcctcgtatgtgtaaacTCGTAcctggcaataaagcttttcagattctgattttgattctgattctgattgagTCACCTCTGTTATGTTGACACGGTATCACAACTTGACATACCAGCAAAAATGGAAAGTAATTTGTGTCTGCtaaaataaaactcatttaCTGTTTTGACCATCACTGTCTTCTGTTTCAAATGATAATTGTTTCTTTACCTGCTGTCTATTTTGAACTCAATttaattttccttgtttttattgttttatcatcAATGTCATCATTATTTGCTTTTATATTCCTCactgtgtgttgtattttatgCATGAATGGTGCTGCATAGATAAAGTTGATTGTCATGAATGCTATACCTCCTAAATTGTTGTTTACATGGATTTCTTGACCTTACTTTCACATCCTGGTATCTTGGTTATCATTTCATAAAAAAATACTTATCTTATCTATCTTATCTACCGCCTTGCTGCCGGACGCACATTGTCATTTGACTGATAGGACCGAGCAGATTCTCCGCCCACCTCCACCTTACGTAATGCCCACCCAGCTGAGAGTTTAAATTGGGCTTCACTGGTTGTCATCAGCCATCTGTCTGCAGAGTTTTTCCTCCAGCGAGAACCAGGCACCGTCGCAATGGGGTTAACTGAGGATTTCGTGAAACTGCAGTCGGGCTGGCCTCGTGTGCATCACTTGTTTGCACTGGTTTGTCTTGCTGCTGTCGTCTATAAGTTAACTGTCTTGCTCGGCAAAAGAAGGAACACATTTCGAAACATGGAAGTTTTCCCAGGACCACCCAGCCACTGGCTTTTTGGACATACAAATGAGGTAATTCACTGGTTCAGTAACACATCAGCAACTTTACAAAAGTTCGCCTGCACGATGCAAGACTTTAAGATGTAATTGAGTGTTTTTAGATTGTGTCACTGTTCTCACAAGGGTCTAAACATTTTTTTGATTACTGCTCATTAGAGGTAGGCAGTCGGAAAACATCACAGTTCAAGCAAAGGCACAGTCATGTCCATTGAGTCATTCAGAGTGAAAGAAGTTGCAAAGCATGCAGGCTATATGATTGAAAGGTTTTTGTCaaactttctgtgtgtttatttttactttcagtttAAACAAGATGGGACAGACATGGACCTGTTGGTGAAATGGGGAGAGCAGTACCCTTATGCTTTCCCAATATGGCTTGGTCCCTTTGCTTCTTTCCTCTACATTCACCATCCAGATTATGTGAAAACCGTACTGGCAACGACAGGTGTGTGTTATAACATTGCAGTCAATTCAGAGCTTTTTATAGCCTCTTGTGTTTAAAGGacatatgcttttatttttacttttaacaccTATGTTAGTACTTTTTTGTGGATATTTTACACTTGTTTTATCACCATTCTTTGTTCCCTGTAGTTAAGTAGTATCTACCTACCAATTTAGTAATCTTTTTTCTGGGTTTATGAGCACATCGACTACACTGTTGCAGCTAAAGGTCAATGtaacaacatttttatttgtttgctccCGAACAGAGCCAAAAGATAATCTGTCATATAGGTTTATTGAATCCTGGATAGGTAAGACTGCcttgtctgtctcctgcagcaTATTTTGGCATATTTCAGAGTTGCTTGTTCAGCTGCTTTACTCACACACCAACTGTCCGTTTCTGTCTTCAGGGGATGGCTTACTGGTGTCGAAGGACCAGAAGTGGTTTCGTCACAGAAGGCTCTTGACCCCAGGTTTCCATTATGATGTTTTGAAACCATACACAAAACTGATGTCAGACTCTGCTAAAATTATGCTGGTATGTGAATGACAAATCATACTAAGTACAGAAAGAACATAGTGGTGAAGTAATGTTAAAGAATATCGGCTTAGACTGTCTCCATGACATTTTGTGTCAGAGTTGGTGAGTGCATTGGAGTTTTTCCCGTCTCCTGCAGAGATGTCACATCTGTTCTCTCACTGTTGCCAGGATAAATGGAAATGTTATGCAGATACCAACAAATCCTTTGAATTGTTTGAGCATGTCAGCTTGATGACACTGGacagcattttgaaatgtgCCTTCAGCTACAACAGCAACTGTCAGACCGAGGGGTGAGTCCATGCAAACCTTTTCCCGCCACTTCAGTTCTAGAAGTTCTTCACTGCTTCAGCTGTCTAAATCATGAGTGGAGGAAATGTGGCTTTTAAAGTTTGCCGACATTCTTATTTCAGTGGAACAAATGCATACATCAAAGCAGTGTATGAGCTCAGTGATCTGATTAACCTGCGGTTCAGGACATTTCCATACCACAACGACTTCATTTTCTACCTCAGCCCACATGGCTTCAGATACAGAAAAGTGCGCAGGATTGCTCACAGTCATACAGGTAAGACCTGAACACATAATTTGATTAACAACAATCTGAAACAGTTGGCAAATAGCAATCATACTGGATTTTATCAATTTGCAAAAACTCATCCATTATCTTGTCTTTTGAAGAGGAAGTCataagaaagaggaaagaagctctaaaggaagagaaggagctgGACCGCATACAGGCCAAGAGAAACTTGGACTTTCTGGACATCCTTCTCTTTGCAAAAGTATGTTCAGTGATATTTGCACTTCTTGTTGAAAAATTCTTGTTGAAAAGAGCACACTGACACCTGACTCACCTCAACTGTTTTTCTGGCATACAAGCCTGTCCAGTGTTTTCTCACCAGATAAACAAGATAAAATAGTTTTATCCAATGTTGATTAAACAAATTCTGTGTAGCAGGGCAGAAATTAGCTCAAGAAATAACCTTTCACACCACAACATAAAGTCATTCCATCCTGCTCAACAAGCTGATCACGGGCATGTGTCTAACttgaatatttttgaaaatgactgaTTTCCATCAACTACTGCTCAGTAAATATTCTCAGTGAGACACAATAAGATACCCAGTAACACCTCTGTAACTCTgtcttgtaaaaaaaatatcctctgtcaaaacacacacagtggttttGGCTTGTCGAGGGCctggttttcagtttttcccTGTCCGCTCTTTGTTTGAAAAGGCCCAGTTCTCCTATCCCTGCCAATTATACTTTTGACCTGGTGAAGGAGCAGACATGTTTGTTCTATctgtgttaaaaataaatagtGAATATCTCTAGTCGTTGTAGTTGTGGCACTTAGCATATAGTTGTTTaattctcatttattttgatgtttttgtctgtaattcTTCCTTCAGGATGAGAAGCAGCAGGGTCTGTCAGATGAAGATCTACGAGCAGAAGTGGACACCTTCATGTTTGAGGGCCATGACACCACCGCCAGTGGCCTCTCTTTCATCCTCTACTGTTTGGCCTGCAACCCAGAACACCAGAAGATTTGC
Encoded here:
- the LOC139333600 gene encoding cytochrome P450 4B1-like; the encoded protein is MGLTEDFVKLQSGWPRVHHLFALVCLAAVVYKLTVLLGKRRNTFRNMEVFPGPPSHWLFGHTNEFKQDGTDMDLLVKWGEQYPYAFPIWLGPFASFLYIHHPDYVKTVLATTEPKDNLSYRFIESWIGDGLLVSKDQKWFRHRRLLTPGFHYDVLKPYTKLMSDSAKIMLDKWKCYADTNKSFELFEHVSLMTLDSILKCAFSYNSNCQTEGGTNAYIKAVYELSDLINLRFRTFPYHNDFIFYLSPHGFRYRKVRRIAHSHTEEVIRKRKEALKEEKELDRIQAKRNLDFLDILLFAKDEKQQGLSDEDLRAEVDTFMFEGHDTTASGLSFILYCLACNPEHQKICRDEVMQVLEGKDTVEWEDLSKLPYTTMCIKESLRLYPPVPRISRITTKPITFFDGRTLPAGSLIGTNVYGIHRNAAVWENPDVFDPLRFLPENASKRSPHAFVPFSAGPRNCIGQNFAMNELKVATALTLKKYEVIEDTTQKPEIIPRLVLRSINGIHIKIKSVDPQA